The Ananas comosus cultivar F153 linkage group 2, ASM154086v1, whole genome shotgun sequence genome contains a region encoding:
- the LOC109727535 gene encoding BTB/POZ and MATH domain-containing protein 3-like yields MATSVMPCNETSSSCHLTKARGSHQFKIFGFSLTEWMASHEHIESATFNVGGYDWAIQCFPCRWSQSIAIYVMLKSNATNVKAVCELTLLDQSGKPSAIKTLQSNRTIFNSQGGRDRWGYDYFIKRSELANYTKDDCFTVQCTVTVLKPLHMKQGRA; encoded by the coding sequence ATGGCTACATCTGTTATGCCTTGCAATGAGACGTCCTCGTCATGCCACCTTACGAAGGCGAGGGGATCGCACCAGTTCAAGATCTTCGGGTTCTCTCTAACCGAGTGGATGGCCTCCCACGAGCACATTGAATCTGCGACTTTCAATGTCGGCGGCTACGACTGGGCCATTCAATGCTTTCCTTGTCGCTGGTCACAAAGTATTGCAATTTATGTAATGCTCAAGAGCAATGCCACAAATGTGAAGGCGGTTTGCGAGCTCACGCTGCTGGACCAAAGCGGGAAACCGTCAGCGATAAAAACTCTACAAAGTAATCGAACCATCTTCAACTCCCAGGGTGGACGTGATCGTTGGGGCTATGATTATTTCATCAAAAGATCTGAATTGGCGAATTATACTAAAGATGACTGTTTTACAGTTCAATGCACCGTGACTGTTCTAAAACCACTGCACATGAAACAAGGACGTGCGtga
- the LOC109706669 gene encoding BTB/POZ and MATH domain-containing protein 1-like isoform X1, whose amino-acid sequence MYGKACRGGRVDTFAAKDRERSKRKGRRKRRKCFQKRDRSLILESILAIGLSMAASSSSSSSALVAEAVSGSHRFKISGYSLLKGIGSGKRYDSATFTVGGFDWAIQCYPGGKSQDDADYISLFVILACEARDVKAQYKIALLNHGGIPSSTTPADSEQRSFPCRGQGWGFSRFMRRADLEASQYLKDDCFIVQGTLNIIKEPRLEVPMARSDLHLHLLQLLESGEGTDVAFEVAGETFAAHRWLLAARSPVFKAELLGPMKEKSMQRIQIEDVEAVVFKALLRFIYSDSVPDLTEELTKESPALMAQHLLAAADRYGLERLRLICEDKLCEQVDVSTVATTLALAEQHRCGRLKAACLEFVASPEVLIAVMLTDGFEHLKKSCPLVLNDLVDKFGCLSYSIRKEQSENKN is encoded by the exons ATGTACGGTAAAGCATGTAGAGGGGGAAGGGTTGATACCTTCGCAGCAAAAGACAGAGAGAGAAGTAAAAGGAAgggaaggagaaagagaaggaaatgcTTCCAGAAGAGAGATAGAAG TTTGATCTTAGAATCCATACTCGCAATTGGACTCTCCatggctgcttcttcttcttcctcttcgtcgGCGCTGGTGGCGGAGGCGGTGAGCGGATCCCACCGGTTCAAGATCTCCGGCTACTCCCTGCTGAAGGGGATCGGCTCCGGGAAGCGCTACGACTCCGCCACCTTCACCGTCGGCGGATTCGACTGGGCCATCCAGTGCTACCCCGGCGGCAAATCACAGGATGACGCAGATTACATCTCTCTGTTCGTCATACTTGCCTGCGAAGCCAGGGACGTAAAAGCGCAGTACAAGATCGCGCTGTTGAACCACGGGGGGATCCCCTCGTCGACGACTCCGGCGGATTCCGAGCAACGCAGCTTCCCGTGCCGCGGCCAGGGCTGGGGCTTCAGTCGATTTATGAGAAGGGCCGATCTAGAGGCGTCCCAGTATCTTAAAGATGACTGTTTCATAGTTCAGGGCACTCTGAACATCATAAAAGAGCCGCGGCTGGAAGTCCCTATGGCTCGGTCCGACTTGCACCTGCATCTCCTGCAGCTGTTGGAGAGCGGAGAGGGGACCGACGTCGCGTTTGAAGTCGCGGGAGAGACTTTCGCGGCGCATCGGTGGCTTCTCGCCGCGCGGTCGCCGGTTTTCAAAGCGGAGCTTCTCGGCCCGATGAAGGAGAAGAGTATGCAGCGCATACAGATCGAAGATGTGGAAGCGGTGGTGTTCAAGGCGTTGCTTCGTTTCATCTATTCGGACTCGGTCCCTGATCTGACCGAGGAGCTCACGAAGGAGTCTCCAGCTCTAATGGCTCAGCATCTGCTTGCTGCTGCAGATCGGTACGGGTTAGAGAGGCTGAGGCTAATCTGCGAAGACAAGTTATGCGAGCAAGTCGACGTCAGCACAGTGGCTACCACCTTGGCTCTGGCAGAACAGCACCGCTGTGGCCGACTCAAGGCTGCTTGCCTCGAGTTTGTTGCCTCCCCTGAGGTGCTTATTGCCGTCATGCTTACTGATGGATTCGAGCACCTAAAGAAAAGTTGCCCGCTGGTACTGAATGATCTCGTGGACAAGTTCGGTTGCCTCTCTTATTCCATTCGGAAGGAGCAATCGGAGAACAAAAATTGA
- the LOC109706669 gene encoding BTB/POZ and MATH domain-containing protein 1-like isoform X2 translates to MAASSSSSSSALVAEAVSGSHRFKISGYSLLKGIGSGKRYDSATFTVGGFDWAIQCYPGGKSQDDADYISLFVILACEARDVKAQYKIALLNHGGIPSSTTPADSEQRSFPCRGQGWGFSRFMRRADLEASQYLKDDCFIVQGTLNIIKEPRLEVPMARSDLHLHLLQLLESGEGTDVAFEVAGETFAAHRWLLAARSPVFKAELLGPMKEKSMQRIQIEDVEAVVFKALLRFIYSDSVPDLTEELTKESPALMAQHLLAAADRYGLERLRLICEDKLCEQVDVSTVATTLALAEQHRCGRLKAACLEFVASPEVLIAVMLTDGFEHLKKSCPLVLNDLVDKFGCLSYSIRKEQSENKN, encoded by the coding sequence atggctgcttcttcttcttcctcttcgtcgGCGCTGGTGGCGGAGGCGGTGAGCGGATCCCACCGGTTCAAGATCTCCGGCTACTCCCTGCTGAAGGGGATCGGCTCCGGGAAGCGCTACGACTCCGCCACCTTCACCGTCGGCGGATTCGACTGGGCCATCCAGTGCTACCCCGGCGGCAAATCACAGGATGACGCAGATTACATCTCTCTGTTCGTCATACTTGCCTGCGAAGCCAGGGACGTAAAAGCGCAGTACAAGATCGCGCTGTTGAACCACGGGGGGATCCCCTCGTCGACGACTCCGGCGGATTCCGAGCAACGCAGCTTCCCGTGCCGCGGCCAGGGCTGGGGCTTCAGTCGATTTATGAGAAGGGCCGATCTAGAGGCGTCCCAGTATCTTAAAGATGACTGTTTCATAGTTCAGGGCACTCTGAACATCATAAAAGAGCCGCGGCTGGAAGTCCCTATGGCTCGGTCCGACTTGCACCTGCATCTCCTGCAGCTGTTGGAGAGCGGAGAGGGGACCGACGTCGCGTTTGAAGTCGCGGGAGAGACTTTCGCGGCGCATCGGTGGCTTCTCGCCGCGCGGTCGCCGGTTTTCAAAGCGGAGCTTCTCGGCCCGATGAAGGAGAAGAGTATGCAGCGCATACAGATCGAAGATGTGGAAGCGGTGGTGTTCAAGGCGTTGCTTCGTTTCATCTATTCGGACTCGGTCCCTGATCTGACCGAGGAGCTCACGAAGGAGTCTCCAGCTCTAATGGCTCAGCATCTGCTTGCTGCTGCAGATCGGTACGGGTTAGAGAGGCTGAGGCTAATCTGCGAAGACAAGTTATGCGAGCAAGTCGACGTCAGCACAGTGGCTACCACCTTGGCTCTGGCAGAACAGCACCGCTGTGGCCGACTCAAGGCTGCTTGCCTCGAGTTTGTTGCCTCCCCTGAGGTGCTTATTGCCGTCATGCTTACTGATGGATTCGAGCACCTAAAGAAAAGTTGCCCGCTGGTACTGAATGATCTCGTGGACAAGTTCGGTTGCCTCTCTTATTCCATTCGGAAGGAGCAATCGGAGAACAAAAATTGA
- the LOC109724874 gene encoding BTB/POZ and MATH domain-containing protein 2-like, with the protein MAFSTIDSFSSSTWRIETATGSHKFTVNKHSVTKGFGAGNHVQSGVFSVGGHDWAIRYYPDGRAHITRIYPDGSYGRSYESDVGTGNVSIYLTHLSDTSGDAKVAFKFDILDKNGSTLSTHSVEVPVTLKDSKSSLGWERIMSRADFERKFVDEDDRLTVRCTVTVLKSPHLRVSKTRSVASLQVPKPPPSDLHQHLGELLESGEGADVAFDVGGETFAAHRCVLAARSPVFRAELFGPMKEKTMQCIKIEDMDAAVFKAMLHFMYRDSLHQLEELTTESPTSMLQHLLAAADRYGLERLKSICEGELCKDIDVSTVATTLALAEQHRCRELKDACFDFINSPDTVISVMKTEGFEYLTISCPLLLKELVERIE; encoded by the coding sequence ATGGCCTTCTCAACTATCGATTCTTTCTCCTCCTCGACTTGGCGGATCGAGACTGCGACCGGATCGCACAAATTCACAGTCAACAAGCACTCGGTGACGAAGGGCTTCGGCGCAGGCAATCACGTCCAGTCCGGCGTCTTCTCCGTCGGCGGACACGACTGGGCCATCAGATACTATCCAGACGGACGCGCACACATCACTCGCATCTACCCGGACGGCAGCTACGGACGCAGCTACGAAAGCGACGTCGGCACTGGCAACGTATCCATTTACCTCACTCATCTCAGCGACACGAGCGGCGACGCCAAGGTGGCCTTCAAGTTCGACATACTGGACAAGAACGGCAGCACTCTCTCGACACACTCCGTTGAAGTGCCAGTCACTCTCAAGGACAGCAAGTCTTCATTGGGCTGGGAGCGGATAATGAGCAGAGCCGACTTTGAGAGGAAGTTCGTCGACGAAGACGATCGCCTCACAGTTCGATGCACTGTCACCGTCCTGAAATCGCCGCATTTGCGGGTATCCAAGACTCGCTCCGTTGCCAGCCTTCAGGTGCCTAAACCTCCTCCCTCTGACTTGCATCAGCATCTCGGCGAACTGCTGGAGAGCGGAGAGGGCGCCGACGTGGCTTTTGATGTCGGCGGGGAGACCTTTGCCGCCCATAGATGTGTCCTCGCTGCACGGTCGCCGGTCTTCAGAGCGGAACTCTTCGGCCCAATGAAGGAAAAGACCATGCAGTGCATAAAGATCGAAGACATGGACGCCGCGGTGTTCAAGGCTATGCTTCATTTCATGTACCGGGATTCGCTGCATCAACTCGAAGAGCTTACGACGGAATCTCCAACTTCGATGCTTCAGCATTTGCTCGCGGCCGCAGACCGTTACGGGCTGGAAAGGCTGAAGTCGATCTGCGAGGGCGAGCTGTGTAAAGACATCGACGTGAGCACGGTTGCGACCACCTTGGCTTTGGCCGAGCAGCACCGCTGCCGCGAGCTTAAAGACGCTTGCTTTGACTTCATCAATTCCCCCGACACGGTGATTTCTGTGATGAAAACCGAGGGATTCGAGTACCTCACAATCAGTTGCCCCCTACTTCTCAAGGAACTCGTGGAGAGGATAGAATGA